Within Styela clava chromosome 8, kaStyClav1.hap1.2, whole genome shotgun sequence, the genomic segment tttaaatatttgaagaaattattattatcactgagcgaaattttgaattgcGGGAAAATATTCCAGTCAACTTTCGCAATTATACAATCGTTGTACTTTATCTATCTGTATCTATCTTGCGGCGTAATTTATTGATTAAATTCGGTTACAACGCATGGTTTCGTATAGCATACTTCAAtcacaaaattatttaattgagGCAGCTAATGTTACATCGATCCAGTGTTAAGTAAGATATCCTTGTCACTTTATCGCCTCTGTGAATCAGAAATCGGTAAATTTTAAAACTGACATGTTCAAGTATGGGAATAAAATAACTCATGCATAAAAGCGTACATTTTCTATGGTTGGCGCACGGTATTTTTATGATCGCTTATCTAATTTACAAAAAGGTTTTGGAGTGTCCACGTTTCATATCTGTCATTAATATTTCAGTCTATATTTCAACCGTAAGCTAGCTTTGTCCGAAATCCTAATGGGAATATTGATCGTTGGCAATGCATCGGAAAATTCACGAGAATTACAAAACATGAAGAAGGTTGCATTCATGAACATGCGCTTCTTCGAGCGATTTGGCAATTAATTAGCAACAGGGGTGGTGGTTGCAGGATTTTATAATACAGGAAGCATGTGATTAATTGAATATAATGAGCAATCTCATCTATGACTGAGCAGCACATCGTACACTAGTGAAAATAGTCGGTGAATATAATATCTTTCGTGTAAATCGGGAGTGTACGAATTTGAATAGTTTTCCTCTGTTTTTTCCACCCTATTGAAAATTTATCCCGGTCAGACAAGAAGCATTCTTTCGATTACTTTTATCTGAGGCAGCGTATGTTTTGTCTGAATGTCCTCGTACTGAACCATGATTATAGACAACGATCTTCGGAAGTGTTGAAATAGCAACTTGCTTCAGGTAAAAATAGTCTAAAGCGAGTGCCCTGCAACAAAttcttgaataatttaatatttccgCTTCGACGTTGTCAGTTTGAGTTGTTGTGTTTGTACGGTATTTATTAGTATTTGATACGGCTCCGTGTGTATGAAGAAGCATCGGCCGTggaatgtagagaatatagaaAAATCAGAATCAAGCTAGGTTGGGGGTAATATAGGCAAAAAAGGATAAGTAGAGCACTCTatgaaattgacaaaaatttaaaactaaaaatattcgCAATTCAATGAATTTGATTGTAAAGATATGCGATGGTGATTGTTCATGCAAAGTTCCACGTCGCCCTGATtgtttgattttcaaattttactccCTTGATATAGAAATCAGGATCAGGCAATCAATATTAatagatttatatttttatctaaGATTGTGAGACAATCACATCAATTAATGAAGAACGCGTTGTTCGTGGTTCGAAGAAAACTAAAGCGTTCTCTTGTACAGCAAGCGAGTCATTCGATTCTCAGGACTCtctattcatttttgttatcaGATATTGCTTTCTGatcaaatagttttaaaaaaataaaacaaacagtttcataaatagaaaaaaatagaaatttaccAAAATTTCACAGTAAAAGCATCAGTtagaaatatttggaattttttgGAAGGTTTTTTGTCACTGGTTGAAATTAGAATTTTTACAGTATAATGTGTAAAGACTATATGAAATGACCCGATTGAATAGAAACTGTGGTATCAGAAAGATGAATTCGCCAGAAATGTTCAGCATCTATAGTAATGTGATCGTGAATTTTTTACAGAACTATGTTTCACAGAACTAAAAGAATATCTATGTCTATGTACTATATTACCACGATAAGTTTGACCTATACAACCATGCAGATTAACTTATTTATCACCAGGTTTAGACGCGATTAAACTTATTATAATGTAATCCCTTTAGTACGATTTGCTAAGGCCTGGCCTGATTTATATGGCTTCGGGTAAAGTTTTGGTACCTGGATTACTCTTGTGCATCATTTCAACGACAGTCTTATTATGGTCCATGCTCACGGATAAATGGTTTGTAATTGATGCTTcggaatatattctaaaatgtaAGGAGAACAAATATTTGGAGGAAACGTATCCATGGCAAGGTGAACTTCATGTAAACGAAGATATCGATTCGAAAACTATTGAAGCTGAAGACGACGTACCTTTTTCGGGAGACAAAAACGTGATTTTACAACAAAATGATAGAGTGAAGTTTAATAGACCCAAAATAGACAGACCTGCAAATGATTGGCCTGGATTGCCGTTGAAAGCAAGTAGCAAATCTCACCACCCGGCACCTCTGCTGCAACGGGTACAGAAAAAGCAAAACAAGTTTGTTCCAAGTAGATTGCTTGACGATAAAAATGGGAAACGCGCCTCGGTAAATACGTTGAAAAAATCAGATTGGGATATACAAGAATCAAAAGTAAATAAATGGAATCAATTTGCGAAAGATTTGCGAATTAATTTGTACGGATTTGGGGGTCGTGACATAACATTTTACAGAGGGAGGCACGCTAAACCAGTCGGATCAAAAAACAACGAGTGCGTTAATCAACAAAGAAAATCGATTTCGGTAATTATGCTCATGGTTTAACTGAAAATTCAAAAGTAAGATGTCGTGTCGTTCAGCGTAATATGATCGACAGGGGGAAATAATAATcgatatttttcaattattacgGACGGTCACACTCAtctatattgaatatttgatgcCATTCATAGAAACTCTGATGTTTCACGTTTTCATGAAGAAAATGCCAAATATGATTTATTGGACCCCTTACCAATGAGATAAACAcgtaaataataatatattgcgAACATTATCATCCTTTTAGGAAACAATTACTTTCACATCGTTTATAAGAAGAATACTAAAAGTTGGACCGGCAATGCGACGGGTTTCATTCACATACATTTTTAATTAACATAAAAACATTCCGCTTATTTTTTTAAGAATGGAAACAAAACTGAACTCTGCgcaaacataaaacaaaatccAGACCGTAAGCTGCCTTCAAATGTGGGGACTCGAAGTTGCGAAAAACGTCAGTTCTCAGCATATACTGGACTATGGCAAACATGTTTTGATGCGAATGATGGAGAAGTGCTTAGAAAAGTTATAGAGAGAGGTATGTTGTGTCAATTATGCCTTACATTTAATAACGATGATTGCTTGATTTCATGTACATAAATCAAAATAGATCTATCACGTAATAAAATAGCATTCCTATTTGTCTTCATTTCATATTAATAATGTCACGATAAGTCATACGTTGCAGCAATGTTatacaattattatttttgtttcgtGATAGATAAACGGCATCCCTGTCGTATCAGGATCACCTTCAGTCTCGCTCTGCAGTTTATTACATTGTAGCCAATGATATTTCTTTAGTAATTTAACATCAGCTTTCGACACGAAAGTTCATTATCGAGTAAAAACAAGATTAAGTGCGGTCTGTTCAGAATATGAGAACGAAATCGCGTGAATAATTTATTGCTTCGTTGGTTGTGTTGTATTGCACGCTTGGAAACGTTTGACGAAAACCTTTTGACTAAAAATGCTGTACAAGAAATGGTGAGGCCACATTTATGGATAtgtaaaattattcaattatgCAAGTCTTAATGGAAAAACGAAGTCATTTATTCTGGCGAGTATTTATATCACTTCCACATTATTTGTTATACCGTTGGGTCAGTACCGAACCATGTccgatttttaaaaaaaaacgttttggaGCCTGAAAATGTTTTGAAGTAGAAATTCAAAAACAGGTCAAGTCTCGGAATCATAGTAACTCATCACTAagtcaataaaacaaaatgatttatcAATTTACAAGATTATAAAAATTGTGGATATAGTGATGCCTTTTGTTGGTATTCCCATTTTCAGTTACTTCAGGTTATAATTGTGTAAACTTTTTTAGCGGAACAGTAATGCTAAATTCATCTTGATTCTCTATTATGGTTGGAGAATGCTCCTATAAAAATCCCTCGAGTTTTTCTTCGTTATATAGTGCGAAAAACTGCAATCAATTTTCATATGTCATTGCCACGCGAAACGACACTTGGCAGGTGGCGATCAAATCTTTGTGCTGTGGATTCAAAATTAGGCCGTATGCAAATTTGTGCAATTAGCAATGTCATTTATTTTCGTTACAAACAAATACATCATTTTCTATACCGGATACTTATTGAAAAATAGGATTAAACTCAAGTATAGTCCATGACATGCTCTCGATGCATACCCATACAAAAATTCCCGCGATTTTTATTAgcgttaaaaataaatttgattggaAATTAGTTACCGCGCAACATCGTTTCACATCGGTATACAAAATGCCTCCATCCACTGATAATTTGAATCATATTGGCAAATTTTCTTGTCGACAGGAAAACTTGTCAGATGCGCTCCTGTGCGGTACGGTAATTTGAAAGTGGGGACACTGCCAGCTGGATTGAGTGCAGAAGAAACTGAAGATGTTTATCGCGAAGAATGGAAAACGTTGCGTGAGTATACATTGTGCTTTACTGAATGTAAATGAAGGCTTGTCCTACCTATGTCCATTAGAAACAGGAATCTTTAAGAaactaacaaaataaatgaaccAGTGTTAAGCTCCTACCCTAATTCCCATCTTGGAtgtcaaataaaaataccatGAAATTCAGGATAGAATTATCATTCAACTTTAGAATCTATTTTTAGATGAAAAGAATATTAACATTAGAGAAATCAAGTAAACTAGCATAACACGCTTATGCTTAAAACTGATACATAATTATTATTCCGTCTCTGAATACCGATCAATACTGATCAAAATTCTGATTCCCTTGAGGCGTTTAGTGTATGATGACATACGCATTCATTTTCCCAAGCATAACAGCCTAATTTTTACTTGCGTGAACCACCTCATTGTGGCACTCGCCTCCATTTTCAAGTAAATTATAAAAGTACTTCTCAAATATATctaccatgtttccccgaaaatatatatacaaattatgAAAATCTATATCCATTTACTttaaaataacacgtttttattcaaagtaACTACAAAACATAAATCAATCAattattatcaatcatttaaaacgtgtaggagagatttcttgctatcgaatGGGTAAAAAATATTTCCCGTTATTGActataggtcttattttaagaaGAGGGCTCacattaatatcatttttagaaattcagggtaggtcttactttcagggtaggtcttattttgggggaaacatGGTATATATAAATTACAAACTTATATTTTAGATCTCAGAAGAATTTTGACATCGTTTTTATGCATGGCTGCACCAGTACAAGTATTTGGATTGATATTAGTCATTATAGGATGGATTACACAACGCGGCTTTATAATTTATTCCGGGGGTCTCGTCCTAGTTATGTCAGGTGGGAAACATGGAAAGCCGTAAGTGATGCTGAACAAAACTATATGACAGTCATTCCGTTGCAAGAGGCGTATTATTCGTTGATTGCAATGATGAATTGAGTAGAAAATTGATGCATTCTCATATAATATTCACAAAGAGGATAAACTCAATGGCTCGATAATCTCGATACCCCATTGCGACGGTGTTTATGCTCGCATTCCATACCATATATTTACGCCGAGTCATTTCCCAACACCCCCTCCCTTATAGGGTTGACATCCACCTAAAATTCCAAATCCCCCCTTTTCCCCTAATTTTGAGATGTTACACTACAGTTTAATTCATCACctgaaataaattgtatttggGTATCCAGACTATGGCGTTCACACCATTGCAGATAATCAGTCTGATACAGAACACAAtattataagttacaaatagttttattgcTAATAGCAAAACATCTACAAGCACCCCCTACATTTGGAATGGAAACCCCCATATAAAATGCAAAAGCTGGGAAGAATAATGCTTACGCCTACAGACGTTTTCTACGCATTaacatatttacatatatatatatatatatgaagtttCACCCACATACAATTGCACCCGCTTAGAAATAAGTACAGATGTACTAATAAGCTTAATAGAAAGCTTGATTTGCAAGTGTTTTAATCTAAATTTCTACTTTTAAGGTTTATTCCAACTGCTCGCAGTGGGAACATCTGTTTTACTTTTCGATGCTGAACTCAATCGATCTCCGGCTGAATTATATAACTTTCCCGAAGGAGTGAAAGAAGGGTTTGGAAGATCAGCACAGGCAATTTGGTTTTCGACTGGAAGCGCCATGGTTGCTGGAATGCTTTGTGCATTGGCACCAGTTTTTCTCCATTCGCATGCTCAAACTCGGAAACAAATAAACGGAGTGCTCGCACAAGAAGTTTGCGGGTAAAACGTAATTTTTACTTGATATAATACGCATATGAAGTTGACTGCTGCAAGTAATATTCAGTTTTAGTGAAGTTACTTTTTAGACTTGAATTGTCGTTGATATATAGTTATATAGCCTACTAAATACAA encodes:
- the LOC144425842 gene encoding uncharacterized protein LOC144425842 — translated: MASGKVLVPGLLLCIISTTVLLWSMLTDKWFVIDASEYILKCKENKYLEETYPWQGELHVNEDIDSKTIEAEDDVPFSGDKNVILQQNDRVKFNRPKIDRPANDWPGLPLKASSKSHHPAPLLQRVQKKQNKFVPSRLLDDKNGKRASVNTLKKSDWDIQESKVNKWNQFAKDLRINLYGFGGRDITFYRGRHAKPVGSKNNECVNQQRKSISNGNKTELCANIKQNPDRKLPSNVGTRSCEKRQFSAYTGLWQTCFDANDGEVLRKVIERGKLVRCAPVRYGNLKVGTLPAGLSAEETEDVYREEWKTLHLRRILTSFLCMAAPVQVFGLILVIIGWITQRGFIIYSGGLVLVMSGLFQLLAVGTSVLLFDAELNRSPAELYNFPEGVKEGFGRSAQAIWFSTGSAMVAGMLCALAPVFLHSHAQTRKQINGVLAQEVCGPEDTNIEEPLAQEESKVDVIVNINAEPYATRKQLQGQAYSVDTGTIETQALNLCSKPFPKLNSLHREQKTQSVPNLPSDAERLPYSRCRPGRSSSRRNSRRRAPRALSPLAVVRTPQAAILALENERNIESETKTSDALTTSASVDVSDNPRYRLRVQSRMHRAATLSGPVEGISYSQSGNLDGQLHNPEIEMSCLASVDVSQRLRHARYARRTSHSYEETAARIRTILQQSVSVDDHRTRSLPRRNMAHTSLSEIAAETGGVSVLRNHCQVFLQRQNRLGGITGSDQTIRARPASSIVTMGRHHSEEANLLHPQPVHPAVARWQDGGRWSRSLDENKKCPVMLKQHSFPCSNLAREGTLDSVEECVESEIVSPEKISGTFIHEIEDDPPDITEDKVGEE